TCAAATATTCTTAATCTTTGGGCTTCCCACAACACACATCTTTAGCATTTTacactgtttcttttgttttactgtcttttactttttttagtttGGCCTCTTTGTTTCCAAGGGTGTGTACTGTCAATTACCATTCACTTTGTTTTAATtggtctgtctttttttaaagtcagcttgTAATTAACACCCAGTAAAACCCATCCTTTTTAGGTGTCCAGTTCCATGAATTTTGGCAAAACCTAGTGTGTGGCCACCACCATATTCACGACCTAGAGCACTTCCATCGCCCCCCGAAAGTTCTCTTGTATTCCTATGTGGTCGTCTCTTCCCCGATCTCTCGGCCCCTGACAATCAGTGATCTGTTTTCCGTCCctatcattttgctttttccagaatgttacaGAAATGGGATcagtttaaatgtgttttttccgGTCTGGCTTCTTGCACTAAGCATCAGCATTTGAGATGCGTTCGTACTGTCAGGCTCACTTCTTTATTGCACGGCTGTCCCACAGTTTATCCTCCATTCAGGTTGgtctctttttaaaagctttatggacatttagattctggcaggcgagaattctaccactgaaccaccaatgcGGCATTTAGATTCTGGGTTCAACTTGTGGGGTCCAGGGCTACAAGACGGAGTTCATATTCCCGCTCGGCCCTTCACTCCGTGACCATGACCTTAGCTTCCTTCACTATTTAGTGAGAATAACACTATCGACTCCACGGACCTCTTAAAGACATTTTCAATGGGCTCGTAAGAACGTACTCAGCAAATGTGCATGTTTTATTCTCTAATTactaattttcttctgttttaaactttttgaaaacTATCTTTGTATCAGGCAGGTTCCtgttgtatgtttttatttattttattttatcttttaaaatggtaaggaagaaatgctaattataaaaaaaacaaagagaactaTTGATTACTGGGAATTCACCTGGTGCCAAGGTAGTGTTAAGCGCTTTCCATGCAACatcatgtttaattttgtaataaatcaCAAAAGAGGTATGGCTCCTATTTTTATAGATGAAAGTTGGAACCTACCTCTGCCTGACCACAAAGTACTGTGAGGGCGGTCCATGCCCTGAGCAAGAGGCTTCAGAGTGCTTTCCCTTTTAGTGGAACTAGGAACgactttttattcctttctaacAAAAACATTGCATCTGGGGAATTTACAGGGGGCAGGTATGTCTCTCATTTGGAGCTACTGCTCTCTTCCTACCATCTTTCAAGTCTCAGTATGAGTCCTTTTGACTCATTACCAGGCACTATTATCACGGGTATGGTGACACTGCAACATCTATAAAACCAGATAGAGCAACTGGGAAACACGTTCCACTTTCATTGGTTCCATTAGAGTAACGATTTCCAGAGGGTGGCAGTGGGGCAGGGATTAAAGCCAAAAATGAGATCTCTGATGCCATCTAGTGGGCATTCTCACACTACCAAACTGAAGCGCTGCCCCGCTCATATATTGAAGTCAAACTATTCCCAAGTTTTATAAAGGCGAACTTCAGGCAACAAAATATCTAATCCTCCATATTTATATACCAAAATTATTACACAGTGCAAATCTATCTCTAGTGAATACTGAGCTAAAGTGTTGACCTAACATGTCAAGAAATACCCCATCTTTGTGAGTTAGTAATTGTATCTAAATCTATTGTCTTCACTCTGTACAACCAAACTGCACAAGCCAAAATCTGAAAATAGCTTGCTTTTTATTAGTAGAAGATAAGGATAAGTGAGGGGTTATAATATCCACTTGAGGTAATTTCCAGCAAGAATTTAAAATGGCAACTGAGTGGTCTTGAACCTCCCaataacatttcttgcaaggatGAAAACATTATATTCTAACCTAAAGTCATGTTTACCAGGCTGTCAAAATCTTCCTCCAATATAACTGGCAAAAAGACCAGCTCATGAAAGAGATCTAAACTTTGTTTAATGGCTACTAAGTACCAGTACTTTACTAGATAATTTGCATAATTATCTAGTAAATTTATATAAATCCTATTATATAATCCTTATCACATACCTGACATCTGGAGCCCAGCTCTTCctcttactagctatgtgacacTGGGAAGACaacttctacttcttttttttttttttttaactaggcaaAACTTTATTAACCTTGTTTCAAACTTTATTCTGAGGTTTCTTCAGCTTAATTAGCTGCTAAGAATGAATTGTGTctaagcaaaaactgaaaagagcaTAGTGTCCAAGAAGTTTgggcttaaaaaattaaattagagatCTAGATTTCATCAGATCCGTGGACAAAATTGTTAAAAGCAGTCATCATATAAAATAGCAGCTCCCCGTAACTTAAGTCTGTCTTCCTCAGAAGATGACTCAGGTCAGTTTGCTTCATTCTTGGAAGCCTCATCAGAATTCCACAAGATccaggcgcacctgggtggcttgtgggtaagcatctgccttcagctcaggtcatgatctctgggtcccaggacccagtCCACACATAGGGCCCCCagcttgtgccctctctttccttttctgtcaaatgaataaataaaatctttaaaaagaaattctgcaagATCTGGAACTtcatcctcctccccctcctctgtggTAGCAAATGGTGCTTTTCTGTCCAGAGACTGTGTGGGCAGAGCTTCAGCCAGTCTTCCTGAACTGGGCGGCCTGTCTGCACCAGGTTGCTTGAAGACGCTGGGCAGCCCTTCTGTCAGCTGCTCTGTCTCGGCACTGCCTGTGGTGGCCGAAGTGTTCACTGCCAGGGATGCTAGAACTTTTCGGCTTGTGAAGGGAGATGGTTGTTTCCTGGTTTGTGAACATAGTCGTTTCTTCAATCCAGAGATAGTGTTAACCCCTAACTTCTTTAAGGAGGCCTGAAGTTTTTTTTATCATCGGCTGTAGCCGTTCTAATGCACCACTGATAGAGGAAACAGAGGccgaagaaaaattattaaatttccttacccactgacaagcccttaaaacaggcagagtggcattCCTCTAGAAACTCAACTGCCTCCACTTgaacactttgctaagggcaaagggcaatcctagcctgacagACCCCTACGCCCAACcagaatcctgtaagtctactttaacaattcctctGGAatctttatctctaaaccctccaagatagtgttgacaatcattcccaagcatatggcccactgatatacatctaaagggtctcacgaaaaggttttattactggtaatgaataacttttttttttttcccaacgaCAGCTAgctcctcaaggtcctggaaaccttgcttccaaaattccttagagactaacaccatccctgaccccctcccaacttgcaagcATGTAATGGACCACCCCTCACAACTCCAGGACAGCTCTtgctgcccatgggtcctgtccccatgctttaataaaccaccattttgcgccaaagacgtctcaagagttctttcttgtCCGTGGGCTCCAAACTCCATGTCACTGAACCTTATCtatattctaagacttcatcacCACCTTCTTTGGGCGAGCAGTTCCTTTCCCCCTGTGATGCACACGTGTGCTTGCAGTTTGGTGAGTTTCTCCTGGTTCCTGATTGTTTCTTTCAATGCGTGGCAGAGGAAATGGAACTTTACTGGGGGGACTGGAGTTGGTGCTCAGGAGGTCTCCCGCAGACCAGCTGAGATTGCATGCACACAGGCGAGGACGTGAGATCTGGGAAAACAActtcttcacctctctgagtctgGTGACTGGGATGTCATCAGGATGACTGTGGCTTCTGACAAGTTTGTGGTGAGATTCGAAGGAGATCTGAAACTACCGAGAGCTGAGTACCACACTCTGTTAAAAGTAGTTGCTGCGGCTGCTTTATCCCAGACCCAAAGTGTCCCTGGACTTCCCTGTCCAGGATAAGGCTTGCTTTTCAGAAGTGGGGGTAGGAAGTAGTTGTCTTTAATGCTGAGAACAGGTTAGGATCACTCAGCATGGGCTCTAATACCTGTATGCAAGGAAATGAGTTTTCTCATGTCCGAAATGTGAGCCCTTCTTTGTCCTAGATGTTAAGGGGAAATTTTACAAGTAAGCTCTGCTAATTTGGAGAGGGCCGTCTCTGAAATCTCAGGTCTATATGATGTAAAATCAAATTTCCTCCTCTTGCTTTTAGTCCCTAGAATGATGGACATGGAGTGTGTTAACTTGCATGGGTTAGGAGTCTGTGgtcgggacgcctgggcggctcagacggttaagcatctgccttcagctcaggtcaaaatctccaggtcctgggatccagccccacattgggctcctggctgactcagcgaggagtcagtctgcttctccctccccctctgccactccctctacttgtgtgctctttctctctcaaacgaataaatgaaatctttataaaaaataaaaagaagtctgTGGTCAGTTTTTGAGAAGATCAGTCCTTTGATCTTCTCATACTTGGTGTGGTGAGCTATTAGCCATTCTTCTGAAGTACAAGGCTCATTTGTACCCACTGTACATCTGTTAGTTTTGCCTGgagatctcttccttttctgttccatCTGATAAACTCTCACTTAGTTTTCAAGAACCAACTGGTACGGCTCCTGCTATTTAAACAAGGCCTATGTCTCCAGACCTCCCTTTGGCCAGATACGTTGCTGCGTCCTCTTTGCCCACACAGCACCTTGTCAGTTTCCTCACAACTTACCACTTAGCGCCATATTACATCCACCTACACGCATGTCTCTCCCCAAAGAAGGTCGCCTCCTAAGGGTCAGGGGCCACTGCCACCTGTGTCCCTcattccctgccccaccccgcaTTTCTCTTCACTTTGACGTCTTGGCTATTGCACTCCTCAGTAACGTGGTAGGACATAAGCGAGCGTCCCAGGCTCTGGTTGGCAGGGAGGCCTTACAACAGTGCCTCGTGCAGGGTAGAAGCTTAAATACAACTGAATGGGAGTCAGTACCGGCAAACTGAcaattatttttggaaatttaaacAGCCCTACGTTTAATGGTACCAGGTACCCCTTGTAGACAACCTGGAATTAGCTTTCTGGCCCTTGAGGACTTGCGGGATTCTGATGGAATCAATTTTCTGGCTACAGTATTTTTGTGAACATAAGCCAAGATGAATGGTTTCTGGGATAAGTCTAGGGGAaaccttacttttattttccagaaaggaaCGAATGCTACTGGTGGTTTGATAACTCTTCCTTGCTTACAATAATCTTGAGGTGAAAAGGTCACTGAAATATGCCCTTCCCTTCACATCATAATAATAAATAGCGATGCCAACATCGTTTTGCCTAGAACCACACCACTGAGACCAGAGGCTCTATAAGGCTGAACTACATGGAGAGTTTTTCCAACaatattttgctctttaaaaacgCCTATTATTCCAAGTTAACTACCTTGTTAGAAATGTTTTTGGCGTTGCCTggatggtttagttggttaagcctctgtctttgggtcaggtcatgatctcaggatcctgggatctagccctgcattggttctctgctcagcagggagcctgcttctccctttctctctgcctgcctctctgcctacttgtgatctctctctgtcaagtaaataaataaaatctttaaaaaaaaatgtttccaccCTCAGACTTCATTCCAACACATTTTTGTACATTAGAACCAGTCAGGCATGGGTTCAGCCCCTTTAGTTATTGGCTTGACAAAGACTGCCaggaaatgaaagtaaataaatgaaatgtggtgGGGATAGGGAGGCAGCAGAGTAAGAAGACCACAGAAGTTGCTACCAGAGGGATATGTTTCCATGTTGCAAACATGCCTTAGGGGGTTAAGAAACTAAAACCAGCTtgagttaaacaaacaaacaaacaaacaaaactcaatgGGCACCTCTGAATGTGGCCACTGGGACTAAATACTGTAGATTTGGTGGGCAGAATAGCCACAGGATGGTTTACTTAACATGGTGGCCTCTCACTGTTGTTTTTCTCGTCGTCTGGGACAGATCATGGGCTCTCCGCCCACACTCACAGGAACGGGAGGATATGAAATTGAAGCCTCAGTCAGACATTCTTATTTCTCCCAATTTTGGAACCCCAAATCAAGTCTCCAATTTCATAGAGGACCCATCCCTGAAAATGCATTCAGTGTCACGTCCTCTGATGACTCAGGAATGGAATAAAATCCCCCAGGGGGGTTGCTGTTATTAAAACACTGGAAGTCTGTCCAGACTGGTGAGCCTCATCATTAGGTTTACACCCATAACTGAACTCTTCAAGCTCTACCTCCCGGCTACGGAAGTTTGCTCcgcttacttatttttaaaggaatcttgcaaCCTCTACTCTTACCTATTCACAGTGCAGCAGCTTACTAGATATTTTCTTAACACCAGATTCCAGTTTTCTCCTTACCCTTGAAGAGACCGTTTCAAGAGAATACAGGGCAGACGCTTACCTGAGTGTAATGGCCACAGACCTTGGTGCATCTCTGAGTCTCGAAGTCATAGTCCTGAACTTCACTGTGCCAACTTGTGATGGCTGAAGATGCAGAGAATAGGGATAGAGAGCCAGTCCAGATGTTTTCTCCCACTGAAGAGAAATTGGGGTGCAGCCTGTTGGAATGCAGCTGTCCATTGTGTGCAAACTTACAGTTTCTTGCCCACGCTTTTGCAATTAGGGCTAGTGCTGGGTCCCACGTCTGCCAAAAGGAACATTAAACAATGGGAAGGTCAAGAATGAAAATTGGGGTTTTCGAAGATCTTTCAGCTACAGTGAGGAAAAAGAGTTGAAGAGGGATCAGTGTAGACACTGAATCATGAGAACGCTGGTGATGAGAGGGTGACTCAGCCTCCTACAGTTGAGAGAACAGAAAGCCCTCACATGTCACAGAATAGGAATTAATCTCTTGCACAACCCTCAAGCCCCGTAGGCTGTAGGCAGGCACCACTAAATCTGTGGGGGAATCAGGAAACATTACAGGCCACTGCACTCCCCTCACTGTCCCTTTAAAACAGTCTGGGCGAGGCAGAAAGCCTGGAGTTGGATTTTGGACCAGAGTCTGCCTCCAGCCCAGGTGGCTGGCCTCCTGAATTAAGCAAGCTGCCATCCCTTTccattcaaaaagaatgaaaactgtcACCAGACAACATTCTAGGAGTGAGCAGAGTGAGAATCTGAAAGGGGAATGAAGCATAATGAGGGTGAtgactggaaaagagaaagagcagctGCCCTCGGGTCCTCCAGCTGAGTAGGTTCGACTTAGAGGGCCAGTGGGAAACCTGATGATTGAGTTCTGCAGAATTCAGAATCTAAATGAGGGACACAGATCAGCATTTCACTGTGGACCCATTACGTGCAGAATATGCTGTGTTTCACATAGTTTACATAATTTAATATACAAAATGTGGCCCTACCCTAAGGAACCCAGACACGTTAAAAACCCGCTCACAGccacagagctgggactcaaaccccAACCAGCTTCAAAATCGTATCCTTTCCTGAGACGCCATGCTACCCTCTTGAGAAGGTCAATTGTCTGCtagcagccaaaaaaaaaagcaagtttcgAGACAAAataaaccaacaacaaaaccttCAAAAATTAACTGGGAAgaaagtgaccaaaaaaaaaaaaaaaaaaaaggtaaaatctatCTATaaccagaggaaaggaaatatcTCAAAAGAGAAGTGAAAGGTATTTCCTGAGCTCCCTTATGAGAGCTGAACTGGATTCCTTTTGATCAGATTATGAATTCACCACACCCATGAatcaagatgaaaacaaaaaaaaccattctGGATTAGCAAGGATTTACCTCCCAAGTCAGTACACATTAGTTGTTTTTTACTTACGTTTGCCACGACACTGCTCTTTTCCTTACCATGTATAGCATAGCACTGGCTGTGGGTTTCACCTCTGATCGAAACTTGTTATGAATTCGAACACAGTCTTTGATGAAATCTTCATTTTTGATGTCAGGCAAACTGTTCGCTCCGTATTCATGACTGGGAACTACGGAAACCAGCCAAGCTGTCATCACAAGGGCGACTTGCATACTCAGTGTGCCTGGCACGGCGTCCCCGGAGGCGGGACCCCAGAGCCACCGCGGGTCCTGGCCGGCTGCCTCTCTCACCGGTACGGACTTcagctttcagaaaaaaacaaaaagcagaacatGAGTTCATCACAAGTTTAAAAAAGTGGGTTTCTCCTTACATGGTTTGCCGCCACTTTGGGGCTGTTAACCCCGCCTTCTCAGTGGCTCTCAGTAACACAGCACCTACTCTAACTTAGATTTTTATGAAGCTGCATCAGACTTTCTTTTAGTTAGGGGATATTTCCAAAGGAAATCCTAGAATCTCCAGAAATAACAGTCTCAATTTTTACGGAGGTTCTGGTggttaaataaaaacatgtttcttaCTTCTATAAACGTCTGGCAACATgcttttcagaaactttttttaagactCGTTATCAGTTGGAATATCTGGCTAACATCATAACTTGACAGAATTCATTCtcgatggggtgtgtgtgtgtgtgtgtgtgtgtgtgtgttgaaccaagggaaagagagggagaagtggtaGAGAGAGCACTTGTTTCAATTCCACATTTTAGTTTAAGTTCTGTTCCTCACTAGCTGtaagaccttggacaagttaccaAACTATAATCCTCAGCAGCTGCCTCTTTACTGAATGaagcaaataaaactttttctagCCCCTTAATCAGAGAGGATTTGGGAGGATCCCATGAACCGGCGAATATATTAACTCAACACATATTAAATTTCTGCTCTGGGTAATAAGTTTCGTAATAGGAGATAAACACTGAGATCTAGTGTTACGGAACCTGGACTGGCTTGCCCGGCAGAAGGACCAAGTGGCACTCAGAGATCTGGGAAGATAGGAAGTTTATCTGACACCGGCAGGCTCAGAGAAGAGTGAGCTCCAGAAGTCTGAGCCCAGACTACAAGAGACGGGGGTAATTGATACACTTCTACTTCTGTTCACGTGGTGCACTTTTGGCGCACGCACAAAGTGGGGCAGGAAGAAGAACCCAgaagggccctggggcaggggctgggattCCCCTGCTGGCTTGGTCGGCCATCTTAGAACACAGATTTTCTTTATCACTAGGAGTTCAGAGACGTATGGGCTGTGAGATGATGGTGACAGGGTCACAGACAGTTGAAGGTCTAGGTAGAAGACGGCACCTGGGGCTAAGGACTTACAGAGGATGCTTAAGCCAT
This genomic interval from Mustela erminea isolate mMusErm1 chromosome 6, mMusErm1.Pri, whole genome shotgun sequence contains the following:
- the GLIPR1 gene encoding glioma pathogenesis-related protein 1 codes for the protein MQVALVMTAWLVSVVPSHEYGANSLPDIKNEDFIKDCVRIHNKFRSEVKPTASAMLYMTWDPALALIAKAWARNCKFAHNGQLHSNRLHPNFSSVGENIWTGSLSLFSASSAITSWHSEVQDYDFETQRCTKVCGHYTQVVWADSYKVGCAVQHCHTVDGFRHLTNLAHFICNYGPGQSYQRPYRKGSTCSACPRDDKCLDNLCTNLKRDKVTDYYSIVHPDWPISSRNRYLSLFLIVSPPILILSAIMILWVKHKYPHLVLPN